AAGGAAATGGAATACTTTATGCTATCTTTGTTATAGAACTCAAGATTTCAACAGCAACACAGGGAAGAATAAGAAAAAAGGGGGCATTATGAATCGTTTACAACGACTGGTTCTTGGTTTGGGCGCCGGCGCCTTATGTTCCTGTACGGTCAATGACTCACCGGATTACAGCCAGTATGCGTCTTACAATTATTCCGAGTTGCAATACAGCCAGACTTATGATGTCAATCCGGATAACTATTCACAATATCCCATTACCGGTAGCGGCATGGTGACGGTTCCCGAAAGCTACCACGTGGGCGCTTACCATTCACCCACACGGGCTAAGGATCGAGACAGAAACTGGGTCAGTAACCAGAATCCCCAAGGGTATACGATTGAAATAGCCAGTGATCAAAAAGCCTCGAATGTGGCCGGCAAACTGTATAAAGCCCCTAAAAATGACCGCATGGCGGAAATCAAATACCACCAAAACGGCAGTACTTACTATAAAGGCCTTTATGGCAGTTACAACAGCTACGAAGAAGCACAAAAAGCCTTAAACGCCTTGCCCGACGACTTAAAACAAGGGGCAGGAATTAAAAATTGGGGCAGTGTACAGAGCAACATGGCGGACTGAGGCGTTCGCCTGATTGCCCTGGCGAACCGCGCCTTAACAAATACCCGTCGACTTTTTTAGGGCTGTTGTTCATTCTAATGTTATCAATGTGAGCATTATGATGTAAAATTATCCAGATTAGAGGGGCAATGCTTTTCCGATGTAAAAAAGGAGACGCACTGATTCTTGAACAATCCGGATTCTAAAGTATGCACAATAAAATCCTTCAGCAGCTAGGGTTGATGTACAGCGCATCCAGTGCGGCTACTTCGCAACGTTATACAAACACTGTGACCCATGATTTGGATTTACCGCGTTTGCTGCAAGGAAAAAAGGATTGCTGGCGCTTTCCCAAGACCATCAGTCAGCTTAAAAAGAAAAAAATCATTCTTACCCGTCCTGAGAATCAGGGATTCGAGCAGGATACCCTGATGTTATGGACCGCGCTGCTTCATCAAGGATATGAACTTTATGCTTACACAGAGACATTTACCCCAATAAGAACCCAGGCTGATTTGGTCCGATTATTGCCTCAAACCATGCCGCCGTCCCCCCGAATGACCCAGCAATTGGCTGATGTGAATATCAGCCGTGATGAAGCATTTGTGGCTTACCCCAGGCAAGTGGAGAAGTTACTTCATTCCTTTCCTAAGGCAACATGGCAAAGAAATGCCAGTGATCCATGGTATCAATCGGTCAATGCCATGGACCTTAAAGACGCTTACGAGTTTCTGGATAAAAGCGAGCCTGTTGAGGTGACTATCGACTCCAAAGAGGGTCTACAGAATTGGAAGAGTAAAGAAAACCAGTCCGTGCTTCAATCGATTCTCAAAGGCAAGGTTTTCATTTCATTGAAATACGATAAAAACACCGACAGTTCCTTAATGGAAGAGAGTGGGCTTCTGGAACCGATTAACCAATTAATCATCAACGAAACCCGGGAGAACCTGCCGTTTAATAAACTGATGTCCTTAATTAAGGCCTGTGCTCATTTAAAACATCTGGTTTTTTCTGACTACGCATTTCAACCCGGTGAATTTGCTCAATTGCTCAATGCCTGCCCGGGGTTAACCGGTTTGGATTTAGGACAGGCCAGTTTAGAAAAAGGGTTTACTCAGCAGCTCGAAAAGAAAGCGCTGAAGAGCCTGACTTATCTTAATTTAAATCTGACAAGTATCGAGGACGATGATTATATTCGCTTAATCCATCATGCCCCGAATCTGAGGGAATTAATCTCTCCTCCCGCATCCCAGATCACGTCGCCTGAGACAGTGGTCCACCAATTCAGCACCAGAACAGTAGCCAATCTTGCAAGTTACCTACCCAAATTAAAAAAAGGGAAGTTCATTCATTACCTGAATCATCCCGGTATCATGGAATCGGATACCTTCGGTTTTAAGTCGTTTACGTTATCACCGACTCTTTATTCGTTAACGGAAGACAGATGGCGCTTCGTGATGCAGCGGATGCCGCAGCTTGAACACTTGAAAATCAATAATGATTTTAACCCGGACGACACGTTCTTTTCTGAATTGGGCGAATTTCCCAGGCTGACTCATCTCGAGGTCACACAGGGTAGTCGTATCACGCAGGGCTTGACTAACGAGCGAATAGGGCTGTTGCTTAGCCGCTGTCCTCAATTATGCTCGTTACGCATTGAATCCAATGCAGTGATAGATAACCTAACCGGCAGTTTACAGCCAAAGGGACTTAACAATCTTCTCTACCTTAATTTGGCCAGCCCGGTGAGTGCATCAGGGTTAGCCTCCCTGCTCAATGCGTCTGTGCAGTTAATGATGCTTACTGTGAGGCACATCAATGCAGAGAAGGGGGATTTTTCATTTAATCTCAAACCAGAGAGTCTTGCATTATTGCGTGGATTGCATATTGCGTGTGATGAAAACAGTAAACTGTTTATCCTTCTGATCAATCAGGCCCGCCAGTTAACCGAATTAAATTTCGAGCATGTCGACGATTTTCCTTTAGCCCACAGCACGGAGCTGGTGCAGAATGATTCATTACAACGGTTGTCTTTAAAGGGGGTTACCAATCAGAAAGGCGCTTTAGACATTTTTCTGCAAAAATTCCCCTCAATAACCCAATTGACATTAACCAGTTGCAGTTTCGATGCTAAAAATGGCCTTCAGCTTCCAAAATTGCCAGCATTGGAAAATCTAAGGGAGTTGGTCATCATAAAGACTCTCATTACGAATGACGTATTAGCTGCTATTTTAAATCGTTGTAAACAGTTGACGAGCTTATCCATTTCAGTTTCCTCCACCCTGCTGACGGAGGACTTGCTTTTTATGCTGGACGCGGAAGCACTGGACAGGGTTTATACCCGTTTTCCTGATTTAGTGAAAAAACTTCCCAGAAGCGAGATCAATTTATCCGATGTATCGGACATGCAGAGCAATTCGCTTAAGGGAATGAACGAGTACTCCTCCAAAAGCGAGTATTCAACGGGTGGTCATTCAACAAGCAAGGTCCATCACGATCTCCGGAGAAAAAATAAACCGCCGAAGGAAATTGATAAGGATACTGGCTTAAAAAACGTTGACGTCAGCACCTCCCAGGTGTTTTATTACAAACCGGACTCAAAATACCCCTTACCTGATCATTACCGAAACCAGGTCTTTCCAAAACTGCAGCGGAAAGGGCAGGTTAAACTCGTCGAAACCAACGACAAACAATTCAAGGCAGTGAAGGTCGATCGTGTTGACGATCTGAAGTCAGTGTATTTCAGTCAATATGAAACTAATCTCACTTATTATCTGGGTAAACAAATTGTTTCAGGCGAAACAGCACTCCCCTCATTATCCCCCTCTGATCGTCTGGTTGGCTTTGAAACCAACCCAAGGGTTGATGTAGAAATCGTGTATTGCGAGGAGGAAAATTTATACTACGTGAGGTCTAAGGATCCCTCAAAGGCGATTTTTACGGTGACCTATTTAATCCAGTCGAATTATTATTATGAAATGACGCAACCAGCGCCTGCTCTGGATAAAGTCAATCCTGAGGATATTCTGGCCCTTCAGCAGGTGACGTTTGATGAAAACGGCGATTATCTCGAAACACCTGCGTTAAAAAAAATAAGATCCTATCCTTATGAGCAACGCCGCAATGTACTGATGGCCTTTTGCCAATTTGATCTCAACGATTTAAAGGGGGATACCAACAGCAGCGTCGCGATCTTAAACAGCATTATTCATGAGCGCCAGGGAGTTTGCCGGCATAGAACCTGGGCCTTTATGGCCCTGGCAGACGTGCTGAATCTC
This region of Legionella taurinensis genomic DNA includes:
- a CDS encoding SPOR domain-containing protein, with amino-acid sequence MNRLQRLVLGLGAGALCSCTVNDSPDYSQYASYNYSELQYSQTYDVNPDNYSQYPITGSGMVTVPESYHVGAYHSPTRAKDRDRNWVSNQNPQGYTIEIASDQKASNVAGKLYKAPKNDRMAEIKYHQNGSTYYKGLYGSYNSYEEAQKALNALPDDLKQGAGIKNWGSVQSNMAD